The sequence TCAACAGCGCAAGTCTTGCCGCCCTGAACCTCGCGTTCACCACGGCCTTCAACACCACCCTCTTCGGCGGGGAGACCACCTACAACCGCATCGCGATGACGGTGAACTCGACAACACGCACCCAAAGCTATCCCAAGCTGTCGGAAATCCCCGGCATGCGTGAATGGATCGGCGACCGGGTGATCAACCGCTTCCAGATCGACGGCTTCCAGATCACGAACCGCAAGTTCGAGAACACGATTGCCGTCAGCGTCGACGACATCAAGGACGACCAGGTCGGCATGTACGCCACGCTGGCCTCGGACTTCGGCCAGACCGCGCGCGAGCTGCCCGATGACCTGGTCTGGGAGAAGCTGGCGGAAGGTTTTACCGAGACCCACTACGACGGGCAGTTCTTCTTCGATACCGACCATCCGGTGGAAGACGAGAATGGCGTAGAGCAGTCGGTCTCCAACCTGACCGCCGGCGCGGGCGCGGCCTGGTACCTGATCGACACCAGCCGCGTGATCAAGCCGCTGATCTTCCAGGATCGC is a genomic window of Sulfitobacter alexandrii containing:
- a CDS encoding Mu-like prophage major head subunit gpT family protein; translation: MDLNSASLAALNLAFTTAFNTTLFGGETTYNRIAMTVNSTTRTQSYPKLSEIPGMREWIGDRVINRFQIDGFQITNRKFENTIAVSVDDIKDDQVGMYATLASDFGQTARELPDDLVWEKLAEGFTETHYDGQFFFDTDHPVEDENGVEQSVSNLTAGAGAAWYLIDTSRVIKPLIFQDRERPMFTAMTNLTDANVAYQDEYQWLAKRRCAAGFGAWQTIHASKAALTPANYAAARRAMLEMRGHRGRKLNLRPKLLVVGPSNEGAAREILLNERDAAGATNTWRNTAELHVETRLS